The following coding sequences are from one Capsicum annuum cultivar UCD-10X-F1 chromosome 3, UCD10Xv1.1, whole genome shotgun sequence window:
- the LOC107862597 gene encoding 17.3 kDa class II heat shock protein codes for MDFRLMGMDNTPIFHVLQHMMDSAGDESDKSVNAPSRNYVRDAKAMAATPVDVKEYPNSYVFVVDMPGLKSGDIKVQVEEENVLLISGERKREEEKEGAKYIRMERRVGKFMRKFTLPENANTDAISAVCQDGVLTVTVQKLPPPEPKKPKTIEVKVA; via the coding sequence ATGGATTTCAGGCTGATGGGTATGGACAACACACCAATTTTCCATGTTCTCCAGCACATGATGGATAGTGCAGGTGATGAATCAGACAAGTCTGTGAATGCCCCATCTAGGAACTATGTTCGTGATGCTAAAGCCATGGCTGCCACACCAGTAGACGTGAAAGAGTACCCTAATTCCTATGTTTTCGTTGTGGATATGCCCGGGTTGAAATCTGGAGACATCAAAGTGCAGGTGGAAGAGGAAAATGTGCTGCTTATTAGCGGAGAAAGGAAGagggaagaagagaaagaaggtGCAAAGTATATCAGAATGGAGAGAAGGGTTGGGAAATTCATGAGGAAGTTTACTCTGCCAGAGAATGCTAATACTGATGCAATTTCTGCTGTTTGTCAAGATGGGGTGTTAACCGTCACTGTTCAGAAGTTGCCTCCTCCTGAACCAAAGAAGCCCAAAACAATTGAGGTTAAAGTTGCTTGA